A region of Vigna radiata var. radiata cultivar VC1973A chromosome 6, Vradiata_ver6, whole genome shotgun sequence DNA encodes the following proteins:
- the LOC106765173 gene encoding tubulin beta chain — protein sequence MREILHVQGGQCGNQIGSKFWEVICDEHGIDPTGKFTGDVASDIQLERINVYYNEASGGRYVPRAVLMDLEPGTMDSIRSSPFGKIFRPDNFVFGQSGAGNNWAKGHYTEGAELIDSVLDVVRKEAENCDCLQGFQVCHSLGGGTGSGMGTLLISKIREEYPDRMMLTFSVFPSPKVSDTVVEPYNATLSVHQLVENGDECMVLDNEALYDICFRTLKLTTPSFGDLNHLISATMSGVTCCLRFPGQLNSDLRKLAVNLIPFPRLHFFMVGFAPLTSRGSQQYASLTVPELTQQMWDAKNMMCAADPRHGRYLTASAMFRGKMSTKEVDEQMINVQNKNSSYFVEWIPNNVKSSVCDIPPKNLKMSSTFIGNSTSIQEMFRRVSEQFTAMYRRKAFLHWYTGEGMDEMEFTEAESNMNDLVAEYQQYQDATVDEDDDYEEGEGEEDHNFE from the exons atgagagaaatATTGCACGTGCAAGGTGGGCAATGCGGGAACCAAATCGGTTCGAAATTCTGGGAAGTGATATGCGATGAGCACGGGATCGACCCCACCGGAAAGTTCACCGGCGATGTGGCGTCGGATATCCAATTGGAGAGGATAAACGTTTATTACAATGAGGCTTCTGGCGGAAGGTATGTTCCGAGGGCTGTGTTGATGGATTTGGAGCCAGGGACCATGGATAGCATCAGATCCAGCCCTTTCGGCAAGATCTTCCGTCCTGATAACTTCGTCTTTGGACAGTCCGGTGCCGGCAACAATTGGGCCAAGGGACACTACACCGAAGGTGCTGAATTGATCGACTCCGTTCTTGATGTCGTTCGCAAAGAGGCCGAAAACTGTGACTGCTTGCAAG gTTTTCAAGTGTGTCATTCGCTTGGAGGTGGGACGGGATCTGGTATGGGAACACTGTTGATATCGAAGATCAGGGAGGAGTATCCGGACAGAATGATGCTCACTTTCTCTGTTTTTCCTTCTCCGAAGGTCTCTGACACTGTGGTGGAGCCCTACAATGCTACTTTATCCGTCCACCAACTGGTGGAAAATGGAGATGAGTGCATGGTTCTTGACAATGAAGCACTCTATGACATTTGCTTCAGGACCTTAAAACTCACCACCCCTAGTT TTGGTGATCTGAACCACCTGATATCTGCAACCATGAGTGGAGTGACCTGTTGCTTGAGGTTTCCTGGCCAACTGAACTCTGATCTCAGGAAACTAGCTGTGAACTTGATCCCATTCCCACGTCTCCACTTCTTCATGGTGGGGTTTGCTCCTCTTACCTCACGTGGGTCTCAACAGTACGCCTCCCTCACTGTCCCTGAACTCACCCAACAAATGTGGGACGCCAAGAACATGATGTGTGCTGCCGATCCCCGCCATGGACGCTACTTGACAGCATCAGCAATGTTCAGGGGAAAAATGAGCACCAAAGAGGTTGATGAGCAAATGATCAACGTGCAGAACAAGAACTCATCATACTTTGTTGAGTGGATTCCCAACAACGTGAAGTCAAGTGTGTGTGACATCCCTCCCAAGAACTTGAAGATGTCAAGCACTTTCATTGGTAACTCCACTTCAATTCAGGAAATGTTCAGAAGGGTGAGTGAGCAATTCACTGCAATGTACCGACGCAAGGCCTTCTTGCACTGGTACACTGGGGAAGGAATGGACGAAATGGAGTTCACTGAGGCAGAGAGCAACATGAACGATTTGGTGGCAGAGTACCAGCAATATCAGGATGCAACAgttgatgaggatgatgactaTGAAGAGGGTGAGGGTGAAGAGGATCATAATTTCGAGTAG